From the Spiribacter sp. 2438 genome, one window contains:
- a CDS encoding sodium-dependent bicarbonate transport family permease, which yields MEGTLAIAVNNLTSPIILFFVLGMAAALARSDLSIPEAIAKGLSIYLLFAIGFKGGVSVADHGVDLTLVLSLLAGLVLSLALPFIAFGLLKGMTRLSVTDAAALAGHYGSISIVTFVAATSVATSAGFQPEGYMVAVAAVMEAPAILSALWIVTRFGRQSAEMEEDVLREILLNGSIVLLVGAFIIGWITGDEGMAMVAPFIDAPFQGVLCLFLLDMGLLAGRGIRKSRGVLTPGLFGFGVLMPLVGASIGALTGTLLGLSPGGVMTFMALAASASYIAVPAAMRVALPEANPAVYLTMSLAVTFPFNLTLGIPLYLIIAQWLSGG from the coding sequence ATGGAAGGCACGCTGGCCATCGCCGTCAACAACCTGACCTCTCCGATCATTCTTTTCTTCGTGCTGGGCATGGCCGCTGCACTGGCGCGATCGGACCTGTCCATTCCCGAGGCTATTGCCAAGGGCCTGTCGATCTACCTGCTGTTTGCCATCGGCTTCAAGGGCGGGGTCAGCGTCGCCGATCATGGCGTGGATCTGACCCTGGTGCTGTCGCTGCTGGCGGGGCTGGTGCTTTCTCTGGCCCTGCCCTTCATCGCCTTCGGTCTGCTCAAGGGCATGACTCGATTGTCGGTGACCGATGCGGCGGCCCTGGCCGGTCACTACGGATCCATTTCCATCGTGACCTTTGTGGCAGCGACTTCCGTGGCCACATCCGCCGGATTCCAGCCAGAGGGCTATATGGTGGCCGTGGCCGCGGTGATGGAGGCACCGGCCATTCTTTCGGCGCTGTGGATCGTGACCCGATTCGGTCGCCAATCCGCCGAGATGGAGGAGGATGTCCTGCGCGAAATTCTCCTTAACGGTTCCATCGTCCTGCTGGTGGGCGCTTTCATCATTGGCTGGATCACCGGTGACGAGGGCATGGCCATGGTCGCCCCGTTCATCGATGCGCCGTTTCAGGGGGTCCTGTGCCTCTTTCTGCTGGACATGGGCCTGCTGGCCGGTCGCGGCATCCGCAAATCCCGTGGGGTACTGACACCCGGGTTATTCGGCTTTGGCGTATTGATGCCACTGGTGGGCGCTTCAATCGGCGCGCTGACCGGCACGCTGCTGGGATTGAGCCCGGGCGGCGTCATGACATTCATGGCACTGGCGGCATCGGCGTCCTACATCGCGGTGCCGGCGGCCATGCGGGTGGCGCTGCCCGAGGCCAACCCGGCGGTTTATCTGACCATGTCCCTGGCGGTCACCTTTCCGTTCAATCTGACCCTGGGCATACCGCTATACTTGATCATCGCTCAGTGGCTGAGTGGAGGCTGA